One genomic region from Fictibacillus marinisediminis encodes:
- a CDS encoding FtsW/RodA/SpoVE family cell cycle protein: MENNRQSPLQQIDYNLIFLLFLMICISCMAIYSAQEIAQYDSNFVIKQLMWYAVGAFAVAGVMILDFDQFRKLSWYLYGFGILLLIGIVIAPESLVPNINGARAWFRFGPFALQPSELMKVALIISISNTIATHNEKYIVRTLHEDLLLIGKIALIVMPPMLLILMQPDLGTSLVFIALTLSLMLVSGIRWRIIAVIILIGVLFITLLVWIYFTFPQFFLDHILDEYQLERFYAWLDPYGHKDEGYHIRNALMAIGSGQLFGKGFTHGSVYLPEAQTDFIFSIVGEEWGFIGTSVLISLFFLMIYRMINTALESNEAFGSYLCAGVIGMVTFQVFQNIGMNIQVMPITGIPLPFISYGGSSVLAQMIAFGLVLNVRSRTRKYMFE, encoded by the coding sequence ATGGAAAATAACAGGCAGTCCCCGCTGCAGCAGATTGATTATAATTTAATATTTTTACTGTTTCTAATGATATGCATAAGCTGTATGGCCATATACAGTGCCCAGGAAATTGCACAATATGATTCTAACTTTGTTATCAAGCAGCTTATGTGGTACGCAGTCGGCGCTTTCGCTGTTGCCGGTGTAATGATTCTGGATTTTGACCAGTTTAGAAAACTATCATGGTATTTGTACGGTTTCGGCATCCTGCTCTTGATCGGGATTGTAATTGCTCCTGAATCTCTAGTACCGAATATTAATGGGGCAAGAGCTTGGTTCCGCTTCGGTCCCTTCGCTCTTCAGCCATCAGAGCTGATGAAGGTCGCCTTGATTATTTCGATCAGCAATACCATTGCAACCCATAATGAAAAATATATTGTGCGGACCTTGCATGAAGATTTGCTGCTTATCGGTAAAATTGCGCTGATCGTCATGCCTCCAATGCTCCTCATCCTGATGCAGCCTGACCTCGGTACAAGTTTGGTGTTTATCGCCCTTACACTGAGTCTGATGCTCGTATCCGGAATCAGGTGGCGGATTATTGCCGTGATCATTTTAATAGGCGTTCTTTTTATCACCTTGCTGGTTTGGATCTATTTTACCTTCCCGCAATTTTTCCTGGATCATATCCTTGATGAATATCAGCTGGAACGCTTTTACGCCTGGCTTGATCCCTATGGACACAAAGATGAAGGTTACCATATCCGGAACGCCTTAATGGCCATCGGTTCAGGACAGCTGTTCGGAAAGGGCTTTACCCATGGGTCTGTTTACCTTCCAGAGGCACAGACGGATTTCATCTTTTCGATCGTTGGTGAAGAATGGGGCTTTATCGGTACAAGCGTATTGATCTCTTTATTCTTCCTTATGATCTACCGAATGATCAATACAGCGTTAGAAAGCAATGAAGCATTTGGAAGCTACCTGTGTGCAGGTGTAATTGGGATGGTCACGTTCCAGGTTTTCCAAAATATCGGAATGAATATTCAGGTTATGCCGATCACAGGAATTCCACTCCCCTTCATCAGTTACGGAGGAAGTTCGGTTCTGGCCCAGATGATCGCTTTTGGCCTCGTGCTCAATGTTCGATCAAGGACAAGAAAATATATGTTTGAGTAA
- a CDS encoding ClpXP adapter SpxH family protein, translated as MTPFEAEYPYEAKHKGNFTASSCHKPLELYSVIDPLCPECWALEPILKKLQVEYGQYFTLRHIIGGKLDSLNSFRRRKGHQSAERIADRWEKTANMTGMSCDGDLWFEDPILAPYLVFLAIKAAELQGKQSGNKFLRKLREHLFLQKQNISKEEVLFEIAKNVGLDAYEFIKDMHSQSAIKALQCDWKFTNEMEIDQIPTLIIFNDKAEEDGIKIAGSYQYSIYVEIIAEMLGFHPEPKSPPPLEEFMKIYRFVATKELSVVYNLAANEIEKAMKKLVLQQVVERVPVKYGTFWRYNSSQVG; from the coding sequence TTGACACCTTTTGAAGCCGAATATCCTTATGAAGCGAAGCACAAGGGTAACTTTACTGCTTCCAGCTGTCATAAGCCTTTGGAATTATACTCAGTCATTGACCCATTATGCCCCGAATGCTGGGCGCTGGAACCTATCTTAAAGAAATTGCAGGTTGAGTATGGACAATATTTCACATTAAGGCACATCATTGGCGGGAAATTGGACTCCTTAAATTCATTTCGAAGACGGAAAGGCCATCAGTCTGCTGAACGAATTGCAGACCGATGGGAAAAAACAGCAAATATGACCGGCATGAGCTGTGACGGTGATCTCTGGTTTGAAGATCCCATCCTTGCGCCCTACCTTGTATTCCTTGCTATTAAAGCAGCGGAACTTCAAGGCAAGCAGTCAGGAAACAAATTTTTGCGCAAGCTTAGAGAGCATTTATTTTTGCAGAAGCAAAACATTTCAAAAGAAGAAGTGCTTTTTGAAATCGCCAAAAATGTTGGCTTGGACGCTTATGAATTCATTAAAGATATGCATTCACAATCGGCTATAAAAGCCCTTCAATGCGATTGGAAATTTACAAATGAAATGGAAATCGACCAGATTCCTACCCTTATCATATTTAATGATAAAGCCGAAGAAGACGGAATAAAAATTGCCGGCAGCTACCAATATTCGATTTATGTTGAAATTATTGCCGAGATGCTTGGGTTTCATCCTGAACCCAAATCCCCTCCCCCTCTTGAAGAGTTCATGAAAATTTACCGGTTTGTCGCGACGAAAGAGCTTTCCGTCGTGTACAACTTGGCAGCCAATGAGATAGAAAAAGCCATGAAAAAGCTCGTTCTTCAACAGGTGGTAGAACGTGTTCCGGTAAAGTACGGTACATTCTGGAGATACAATTCATCACAAGTCGGTTGA
- a CDS encoding competence protein CoiA yields the protein MLVAHTSTGKRISLHTGYSKEELRSIQKSSGFYCPQCNEKVQIKAGNKKIWHFSHVPGVTNCTLSRGESMYHLLGKKLLYEHVIKEFPNALLEPFFPDIFQRPDIWIPPQIPIEFQCSAIPSPILIERSKGYISRGMTPFWILGKKRLKTLSSTTFQISSFDWLTARISSVNHLPSLYYFCPVEAKVYHLSSIVPVTSTRVYGKLDSYPLCEYSFQTPHHLQPSKRDSPLFQVKSWLNAKKQWRLHAFKQNHQTYRQLKILFLKNHSTLTYFPSEAGMPVPFAYTLQEPSFIWQSYVLLNSIIPVQIGESFQFSSVFNHMKWLIHKKIITLRELPLITDVHYSFAVMHYLNLLCYYGIIKRVGKKEFVKIRDPVFPNTMDQALANDFILMESGVKHGVNILFSGKM from the coding sequence CATACCGGCTACTCGAAAGAAGAACTGAGGTCTATTCAAAAAAGCAGCGGTTTTTATTGTCCCCAATGCAATGAAAAAGTTCAGATTAAAGCGGGAAACAAGAAGATCTGGCATTTTTCACACGTTCCCGGTGTTACCAATTGTACTTTATCAAGGGGAGAATCAATGTACCATCTGCTCGGCAAAAAGCTCTTGTATGAACATGTCATTAAGGAATTTCCCAATGCACTTCTGGAACCATTCTTTCCGGATATCTTCCAGCGCCCCGATATATGGATACCACCCCAGATTCCCATAGAGTTTCAATGCTCTGCTATTCCATCTCCCATTTTGATTGAAAGATCCAAAGGCTACATCAGCAGGGGAATGACCCCTTTTTGGATCCTCGGTAAGAAAAGGCTTAAAACACTAAGTTCCACTACTTTTCAGATCTCATCATTTGATTGGCTGACCGCCCGAATTTCTTCTGTTAACCACTTGCCCTCACTTTATTACTTCTGTCCTGTTGAAGCAAAAGTGTATCATCTCTCCTCCATTGTTCCTGTTACATCAACAAGAGTGTATGGAAAGCTTGATTCATATCCCCTATGTGAATATTCCTTTCAAACTCCTCATCATCTTCAACCATCAAAAAGAGATTCCCCATTGTTTCAAGTTAAATCCTGGCTGAACGCAAAAAAACAATGGAGACTCCACGCCTTTAAACAAAACCATCAAACCTACCGCCAACTGAAAATCCTCTTTCTTAAAAATCATTCAACGCTTACTTACTTTCCTTCTGAAGCAGGGATGCCTGTCCCTTTTGCTTATACTCTTCAGGAACCTTCATTTATATGGCAGTCATATGTGCTGCTGAACTCCATCATTCCTGTACAGATTGGAGAATCCTTTCAGTTCTCCAGCGTATTTAACCATATGAAATGGCTTATCCATAAGAAAATAATAACTCTGCGGGAACTGCCGCTTATTACAGATGTACATTATTCATTTGCTGTCATGCATTATCTTAACCTGCTTTGCTATTATGGGATCATTAAACGAGTTGGAAAAAAAGAGTTTGTAAAGATCAGAGACCCCGTTTTCCCAAATACGATGGATCAGGCATTAGCCAATGATTTTATTTTAATGGAGTCAGGGGTAAAACATGGTGTGAATATTCTGTTTTCTGGTAAAATGTAG
- a CDS encoding NAD kinase, with amino-acid sequence MNFAIISKGDQKSNTLKQKIKTYLQEFELQYNETEPDIVITVGGDGTLLHAFHHYVHRIDQTAFVGIHTGHLGFFADWVPDEVEKLVIHIAKTPYQIVEYPLLEVTVRYLDDVDEKSYLALNECTVKSGEGSLVMDVEIKGDLFETFRGDGLCISTPSGSTAYNKALGGAIIHPSLPSIQLSEMASINNRVFRTIGSPLVLPQHHTCMLKPVNDVDFHITIDHLFLLQKKVKSIQCRVAEEKIRFARFRPFPFWKRVKEAFVTD; translated from the coding sequence GTGAATTTTGCCATTATTTCAAAAGGCGACCAAAAGTCAAATACGCTGAAACAAAAAATTAAGACCTATCTGCAGGAATTTGAGCTGCAATACAATGAGACGGAGCCGGATATCGTGATTACTGTTGGCGGGGATGGCACATTGCTTCACGCTTTCCATCATTATGTTCACCGGATTGACCAGACGGCGTTTGTCGGGATTCACACGGGACACTTAGGCTTTTTCGCCGATTGGGTGCCGGATGAAGTGGAAAAGCTCGTAATCCATATAGCAAAAACACCCTACCAGATTGTAGAATATCCGCTTCTTGAAGTGACAGTCCGCTATCTGGATGATGTTGATGAAAAAAGCTATCTCGCCCTTAATGAATGTACAGTCAAAAGCGGCGAGGGCTCTCTTGTCATGGATGTGGAAATTAAAGGTGATCTGTTTGAAACGTTCCGCGGGGATGGACTCTGTATTTCTACACCATCAGGAAGTACGGCTTATAACAAGGCTCTTGGAGGAGCGATCATTCATCCTTCACTTCCATCCATCCAGCTTTCGGAAATGGCTTCGATCAATAACCGTGTATTCCGTACAATTGGTTCACCCCTGGTGCTTCCTCAGCATCATACATGCATGCTGAAACCGGTGAACGATGTGGATTTCCATATTACCATCGACCATTTGTTTCTGCTGCAAAAGAAAGTCAAATCGATACAATGCCGGGTAGCTGAAGAAAAGATCCGGTTTGCCCGATTCCGTCCTTTCCCATTCTGGAAACGGGTGAAAGAAGCCTTCGTTACCGATTAA
- a CDS encoding RluA family pseudouridine synthase, with protein MTTFTIKWKVKENEAGLLREFLRLHKNISKSALADIKFTGGELLVNGVPSTVRKSVNTGDEVEVRFPPEEISSHMAPIPMLLDILYEDEHLLFVNKPAGIPTIPSRYQQNGSLAQGVLSYYEQEGIQSTFHAVNRLDKDTSGLVMIAKHRFAHSLLSQQQKKKAIKRTYLAGVEGRFESLSGTVDASIGRNPDSLVERMVTDQGQKAITHFKVLKELAGNSLVSLQLETGRTHQIRVHMAHIGHPLLGDDLYGGPVDLIFRQALHSWQVSFYHPLEGKMMNVEAPLPQDLQQLFGDVAEQ; from the coding sequence ATGACCACATTTACAATAAAGTGGAAGGTTAAAGAAAATGAGGCTGGTCTGCTGCGTGAATTTTTGCGGCTTCATAAAAATATTTCTAAAAGCGCACTGGCTGATATTAAGTTTACTGGAGGAGAGCTTCTCGTAAATGGAGTACCTTCTACTGTCAGAAAAAGTGTGAACACCGGGGATGAGGTTGAGGTCCGGTTTCCACCCGAGGAAATCAGTTCTCATATGGCGCCGATTCCTATGCTGCTTGATATCCTGTATGAGGATGAACATCTTCTCTTCGTAAACAAGCCTGCAGGGATTCCTACCATACCATCACGCTACCAGCAGAACGGCTCCCTTGCCCAGGGAGTCCTTTCCTATTATGAACAGGAAGGGATTCAGAGCACATTTCATGCCGTCAACCGTCTTGATAAGGATACTTCGGGTCTCGTCATGATTGCGAAGCACCGTTTTGCACATTCGTTATTGTCTCAGCAGCAGAAGAAAAAAGCGATCAAGCGAACCTATCTAGCTGGTGTGGAAGGCAGGTTTGAAAGTCTGAGCGGGACAGTGGACGCCAGCATTGGAAGGAATCCTGATAGTCTGGTTGAAAGGATGGTCACAGATCAAGGTCAGAAGGCCATTACTCATTTTAAAGTGCTGAAGGAGTTGGCGGGGAACAGTCTTGTTTCTCTGCAGCTTGAAACCGGTCGGACCCATCAGATACGCGTTCATATGGCCCATATCGGACATCCGCTGCTCGGAGACGACCTATATGGTGGACCGGTAGATCTGATTTTCCGGCAGGCCCTCCACAGCTGGCAGGTCTCCTTCTATCATCCGTTAGAGGGGAAGATGATGAACGTAGAGGCACCGCTGCCGCAGGATTTACAGCAGCTTTTTGGAGACGTAGCAGAACAGTAA
- a CDS encoding GTP pyrophosphokinase — MDWETLLAPYKQAVDELKVKFRGIREQFQKTTKQSPIEFVTGRVKPINSILNKAWQKNIPFEKIEEEIQDIAGLRIMCQFTDDIKKVTDMLRNRKDFEIVEERDYITNKKPSGYRSYHLVIRYPVQTLEGEKPLLAEVQIRTLAMNFWATIEHSLNYKYQGQIPKDIQLRLQRAAEAASRLDEEMAEIRGEVQEAQIVFSERTDDGKGSSPTT; from the coding sequence ATGGATTGGGAGACCCTTCTCGCCCCCTACAAACAGGCAGTAGATGAATTAAAAGTAAAATTCAGAGGAATAAGGGAACAATTTCAGAAGACCACGAAGCAATCACCGATTGAATTCGTAACAGGAAGGGTAAAGCCTATTAATTCTATTTTGAATAAGGCGTGGCAAAAAAATATACCGTTTGAAAAAATAGAAGAAGAAATTCAGGACATTGCCGGTTTGCGCATCATGTGCCAGTTTACGGATGATATTAAAAAAGTGACAGATATGCTCAGGAACCGCAAAGACTTTGAAATAGTTGAAGAGCGGGATTACATCACGAACAAAAAGCCAAGCGGCTACAGATCCTATCATCTGGTCATCCGTTACCCTGTGCAGACCTTGGAAGGGGAGAAGCCCTTGCTGGCAGAAGTTCAAATCCGTACGCTGGCGATGAATTTTTGGGCAACCATTGAGCATTCTTTAAACTATAAATATCAGGGACAGATCCCGAAAGATATTCAGCTGCGGCTGCAGCGGGCAGCGGAGGCCGCAAGCCGTCTGGATGAAGAAATGGCTGAAATCAGAGGCGAGGTTCAGGAGGCACAAATCGTATTTTCGGAAAGAACGGATGATGGGAAAGGATCCAGTCCGACTACATAA
- a CDS encoding globin — MNEMDMTPYEQLGGEAVLTKMVTNFYQHVKQNEDLAPLFPDDLTETARKQIQFLTQFLGGPSLYTMEHGHPMLRARHMPFPITERHAKAWLQCMGKAMDSVSLEGPLRDFIISRLTMTAYHMVNTSDDSHGKENKY, encoded by the coding sequence ATGAATGAAATGGACATGACCCCATATGAACAACTGGGCGGAGAGGCTGTTCTAACAAAAATGGTCACGAATTTTTATCAACATGTCAAACAAAACGAGGATCTAGCGCCCCTTTTTCCTGATGATCTTACTGAAACTGCACGTAAACAGATTCAATTTCTTACTCAGTTTCTTGGCGGTCCCTCATTATACACGATGGAACATGGGCATCCTATGCTAAGAGCACGGCATATGCCTTTTCCGATTACAGAGCGCCATGCAAAAGCTTGGCTGCAGTGCATGGGGAAAGCAATGGATTCTGTATCCCTTGAAGGCCCCCTCAGGGATTTTATTATCAGCCGTCTAACCATGACTGCTTATCATATGGTAAATACGTCCGATGATAGCCATGGAAAGGAGAATAAATATTGA
- the pepF gene encoding oligoendopeptidase F has product MAQTKSKSLPKREELLQQDTWDLEAVYATNDKWEEEFNEVKGLLPELKEFQGKLGESAETLYHYFQKQDELTKKLGKLYTYAHMRYDQDTTNSFYQGLNDRASNLATQVSSSLSFAVPEILSLPEETIQTYVKEYKELALYKHALDEINRQRPHVLSKEEEALLADVSEVTASASTTFGMLNNADLKFPEIKDENGDEVEVTHGRYIRFLESSDRRVREDAFKAVYGTYDKFKNTFASTLAGTVKKDNFFARTRKFESARQAALDSNNIPEEVYENLVKTVNDHLHLLHRYVDIRKRALNVDELHMYDLYTPLVQDVKMEVPYKEAKNLVLESLKPMGDEYVGIVKEGLEKRWIDVHENAGKRSGAYSSGAYGTMPYILLNWQDNVNNLFTLTHEIGHSVHSYYTREYQPYPYADYSIFVAEVASTCNEALLNHYMLNKTKDKQEKLYLLNHHLEGFRGTVFRQTMFAEFEQAIHVKAANGEPLTPELLTKIYYDLNLKYFGENVVIDKEIGLEWSRIPHFYYNFYVYQYATGFSAAASLSKQILEEGESAVSRYIDFLKAGSSDYPIEVLKKAGVDMTTSKPIEDALKVFEEILDEMEDLLFEK; this is encoded by the coding sequence ATGGCTCAAACAAAATCAAAATCTCTTCCGAAACGAGAAGAATTATTACAGCAGGATACATGGGATCTTGAAGCCGTTTACGCAACAAATGACAAGTGGGAAGAAGAATTCAATGAAGTGAAAGGCCTGTTGCCTGAATTGAAGGAATTTCAAGGAAAACTTGGCGAATCGGCAGAAACGCTCTATCATTACTTTCAAAAACAGGACGAGCTCACAAAAAAGCTTGGGAAGCTCTATACATACGCCCATATGCGGTACGATCAAGATACAACAAACTCTTTTTACCAAGGATTGAATGACCGGGCATCAAATCTAGCGACTCAGGTAAGCAGTTCTTTATCATTTGCTGTACCGGAAATTCTGTCGTTGCCCGAGGAGACCATTCAAACCTATGTTAAAGAGTATAAAGAACTTGCCTTATACAAGCATGCCTTGGATGAAATCAACCGCCAGCGGCCGCATGTTCTTTCTAAAGAGGAAGAAGCTCTTCTGGCTGATGTCAGTGAAGTGACGGCAAGTGCCAGTACCACATTCGGAATGCTCAACAATGCCGACCTTAAATTTCCTGAAATCAAAGATGAGAACGGAGATGAAGTCGAGGTTACACATGGCAGATACATCCGGTTTCTGGAAAGCAGCGACCGACGTGTAAGGGAAGATGCGTTTAAAGCTGTTTATGGAACGTATGATAAATTCAAAAATACGTTTGCAAGCACGCTGGCAGGTACCGTGAAAAAAGATAACTTTTTTGCCAGGACAAGAAAGTTTGAATCTGCAAGGCAGGCGGCATTAGACAGCAATAATATTCCTGAAGAAGTGTATGAAAATCTCGTTAAAACAGTGAATGACCATCTTCATCTGCTTCATCGTTATGTCGACATCCGTAAGCGGGCACTGAATGTAGATGAACTTCATATGTACGATCTGTATACACCGCTAGTTCAGGATGTGAAGATGGAGGTTCCTTATAAGGAAGCGAAAAACCTTGTGTTGGAAAGCTTGAAGCCGATGGGCGACGAGTATGTGGGTATCGTGAAAGAGGGCTTGGAAAAGCGCTGGATTGATGTACATGAAAATGCAGGGAAACGAAGCGGAGCCTATTCATCTGGAGCATACGGGACGATGCCTTATATCTTGCTGAACTGGCAGGACAATGTTAATAACCTGTTTACATTGACACATGAAATCGGGCACTCGGTTCACAGCTATTATACGAGAGAATATCAGCCATATCCTTATGCGGATTATTCCATCTTTGTCGCTGAAGTAGCTTCTACCTGTAATGAAGCGCTGTTAAATCACTACATGTTAAATAAAACAAAAGATAAGCAGGAAAAGCTTTACTTGTTGAATCACCACTTGGAAGGCTTCAGGGGGACGGTATTCCGTCAGACCATGTTTGCAGAATTTGAACAAGCTATCCATGTTAAGGCAGCAAACGGTGAGCCATTAACACCAGAACTTCTCACCAAGATTTATTACGATCTAAATCTGAAATATTTTGGTGAGAATGTGGTGATCGATAAAGAGATCGGCCTGGAATGGTCAAGGATTCCACATTTCTATTACAATTTCTATGTGTATCAATACGCTACTGGCTTCAGTGCGGCAGCCTCTCTTTCAAAACAGATCCTGGAAGAAGGAGAAAGTGCAGTTTCCCGTTACATTGACTTCTTAAAAGCCGGAAGCTCTGATTATCCAATTGAAGTGCTGAAAAAAGCAGGAGTTGATATGACGACGTCTAAACCGATTGAGGATGCATTAAAAGTGTTTGAAGAAATTCTGGATGAGATGGAAGACTTGTTATTTGAGAAATAA
- a CDS encoding CYTH domain-containing protein, giving the protein MEQEVEIEFKNMLTPDEFFRLSNELSLKEESFTTQTNHYFDTPDFSLKSHRCALRIREKNGSFVLTLKQPHSDGLLETHQQLSEAEYSSYMNNEKFAKGHVYSILTDLGVDPKSIVYLGTLTTKRAERKTGDGLLVLDENQYLSVIDYELEYEAKERKKGELEFSTFLKQYGIPERKTLNKIQRFFEAKNSEL; this is encoded by the coding sequence ATGGAGCAAGAAGTTGAAATAGAGTTTAAAAATATGCTCACCCCTGATGAATTCTTCCGGTTATCTAATGAACTTTCACTCAAGGAAGAGTCTTTTACCACACAGACGAACCATTATTTCGATACCCCCGATTTTTCACTTAAAAGTCACCGCTGTGCCCTGCGAATCCGCGAAAAAAACGGATCTTTTGTTTTAACCTTAAAGCAGCCTCATTCCGATGGACTGCTCGAAACGCATCAACAACTCAGCGAAGCAGAATACAGCTCTTACATGAATAACGAAAAGTTTGCGAAAGGCCATGTTTATTCCATCCTGACCGATTTAGGCGTTGATCCGAAAAGCATCGTTTATCTTGGAACACTGACAACGAAGCGAGCGGAAAGAAAAACCGGCGACGGCCTCCTTGTCCTCGATGAAAATCAATATCTTTCTGTTATCGATTACGAACTGGAATATGAAGCGAAAGAAAGAAAAAAAGGTGAACTTGAATTCAGCACTTTCCTAAAGCAATATGGAATACCTGAAAGAAAAACACTCAATAAAATACAACGTTTTTTTGAAGCTAAAAACAGCGAACTCTGA
- a CDS encoding lytic transglycosylase domain-containing protein: MKIDSIKMLMELQALQQLNINGTAAAPVSSPFAMILQQLSEAARLDQPGAEPVIPMKTVSALPAVPNTKPSLQLTNPSGAKDIDSILERISAKYDVNPGLIRSVIQHESGFNPLSKSPAGAMGLMQLMPETAKALGVQNPYNPEDNIEGGVKYIKQMLDRYNGDEKLALAAYNAGPGNVAKYGGIPPFQETQNYVNKVMESYQSMNA, translated from the coding sequence ATGAAAATTGATTCTATAAAAATGCTGATGGAGCTTCAGGCGCTTCAGCAGTTAAATATAAATGGGACAGCAGCTGCTCCTGTATCTTCACCTTTTGCCATGATTCTTCAGCAGTTGAGTGAAGCCGCGAGGTTAGATCAGCCTGGTGCAGAACCCGTAATACCAATGAAGACAGTTTCTGCATTGCCGGCTGTTCCGAATACCAAGCCTTCATTACAGCTAACGAACCCATCCGGAGCAAAAGATATCGATTCAATTCTTGAAAGAATCAGTGCTAAATATGATGTAAACCCCGGCCTGATCCGTTCGGTCATACAGCATGAATCAGGTTTTAACCCATTAAGCAAAAGCCCGGCAGGTGCCATGGGATTGATGCAGCTCATGCCTGAGACGGCAAAGGCGCTTGGTGTACAGAATCCCTATAACCCTGAAGATAATATCGAAGGCGGCGTAAAGTACATTAAACAGATGCTTGACCGCTATAACGGTGATGAAAAGCTTGCTCTCGCCGCTTATAATGCAGGCCCTGGCAATGTAGCTAAATATGGAGGCATCCCTCCTTTTCAAGAAACACAAAATTATGTAAATAAAGTGATGGAATCATACCAGAGCATGAATGCTTAA
- the prpE gene encoding bis(5'-nucleosyl)-tetraphosphatase PrpE: protein MKYDVIGDIHGCWDEYYELTMKLGYIWKNEMPVHDEDRKLVFVGDLTDRGPCSIKVMEHVYQLFKADQALYVPGNHCNKLYRYFLGRNVKITHGLETTVAELNELPPSEFNQVKNHFMELYESSPLYLVLDHGQLVIAHAGIREDYIGKTGKKVETFVLYGDITGKTNPDGTPVRRDWASHYSGNACIIYGHTPVLEPREVNGTINIDTGCVFGNRLTALRHPEKQTVSVPSTMPFVEEKFRSFL from the coding sequence ATGAAATACGATGTAATCGGAGACATTCACGGCTGCTGGGATGAATATTATGAACTAACCATGAAGCTAGGATACATATGGAAAAATGAAATGCCTGTACATGATGAGGATCGGAAACTGGTTTTCGTTGGTGATCTTACGGACCGTGGCCCCTGCTCTATCAAAGTGATGGAACATGTCTATCAGCTGTTCAAGGCTGATCAAGCCTTGTATGTTCCGGGAAACCACTGCAATAAGCTTTACCGCTATTTCCTGGGCCGTAATGTTAAAATTACTCATGGACTGGAAACAACCGTAGCTGAGCTAAATGAACTTCCGCCCAGCGAGTTTAATCAGGTGAAAAATCATTTCATGGAGCTGTATGAAAGCTCTCCGCTTTATCTTGTACTTGACCATGGCCAGCTTGTGATTGCCCATGCCGGAATTCGAGAGGATTATATCGGGAAGACCGGGAAGAAAGTTGAGACCTTTGTATTGTACGGTGATATTACAGGTAAAACCAATCCGGACGGAACACCCGTTAGAAGGGATTGGGCAAGTCATTATAGCGGGAATGCCTGCATCATCTATGGCCATACTCCTGTCTTAGAACCGCGGGAAGTGAATGGCACCATTAACATTGATACCGGCTGCGTGTTTGGTAACCGCCTGACCGCCCTGCGCCATCCTGAGAAACAGACCGTTTCTGTACCTTCGACTATGCCATTTGTTGAAGAAAAGTTTCGGAGTTTCTTGTAA